One genomic region from Amycolatopsis sp. FBCC-B4732 encodes:
- a CDS encoding RNA polymerase sigma factor, translating into MIVKPFEQIVAEHGPMVLRVCRAVLGPADAEDAWSETFLSALKAYPELPADANVQAWLVTIAHRKAIDVTRAQARRPLPVGEVPDRPGRAETFTGDLWDALARLPDKQRLAVAYHYLAGLPYREIAEITGGTTDAARRAAADGVKALRATYPLEGAHS; encoded by the coding sequence GTGATCGTGAAACCGTTCGAGCAGATCGTGGCCGAGCACGGGCCGATGGTGCTGCGCGTCTGCCGGGCCGTGCTCGGCCCCGCCGACGCCGAAGACGCCTGGTCGGAGACCTTCCTGTCGGCGTTGAAGGCGTACCCGGAGCTGCCGGCGGACGCGAACGTCCAGGCGTGGCTCGTCACGATCGCGCACCGCAAAGCCATCGACGTCACGCGCGCGCAGGCCCGCCGCCCGCTCCCGGTCGGGGAGGTCCCGGACCGGCCCGGCCGCGCGGAGACGTTCACCGGTGACCTGTGGGACGCGCTGGCGAGGTTGCCGGACAAGCAGCGCCTCGCCGTCGCCTACCACTACCTGGCCGGGCTGCCGTACCGCGAAATCGCGGAGATCACCGGCGGCACGACGGACGCCGCACGTCGGGCCGCCGCCGACGGCGTGAAGGCGTTGCGGGCCACCTATCCCTTGGAAGGAGCGCACTCATGA
- a CDS encoding methylated-DNA--[protein]-cysteine S-methyltransferase, whose translation MTDIFFASPEIYQLDPNPMHERLAAAADREGLLDVAYRTLDTPVGSLLLAATKQGLVKVAFDRQDHDAVLAELAALISPRILRAPARLDPVVHQLDEYFTGGRHEFDVALDFRLARGFRLSVLEHLPEISYGHTESYAQVAAAAGSPKAVRAVGTACALNPLPVVVPCHRVVRSDGSYGQYAGGEEAKRLLLTMEAA comes from the coding sequence ATGACGGACATCTTCTTCGCTTCTCCGGAGATCTACCAGCTCGACCCGAACCCCATGCACGAGCGCCTCGCCGCGGCCGCCGACCGCGAAGGCCTGCTGGACGTCGCCTACCGCACCCTCGACACCCCGGTCGGCTCACTGCTGCTGGCCGCGACAAAGCAGGGCCTGGTCAAGGTGGCGTTCGACCGCCAGGACCACGACGCGGTCCTGGCCGAGCTGGCCGCGCTCATCAGCCCCCGGATCCTGCGCGCCCCGGCCCGCCTCGACCCGGTCGTCCACCAGCTCGACGAGTACTTCACCGGCGGGCGCCACGAGTTCGACGTCGCCCTCGACTTCCGCCTGGCCCGCGGCTTCCGCCTGTCGGTGCTGGAGCACCTGCCGGAGATCTCGTACGGCCACACCGAAAGCTACGCCCAGGTGGCGGCGGCGGCGGGCAGCCCGAAGGCGGTCCGCGCGGTCGGCACGGCGTGCGCGCTGAACCCGCTGCCGGTGGTGGTCCCCTGCCACCGGGTCGTCCGTTCGGACGGCTCGTACGGCCAGTACGCGGGCGGCGAGGAAGCGAAACGCCTGCTGCTCACGATGGAAGCGGCTTGA
- a CDS encoding YbaB/EbfC family DNA-binding protein, whose protein sequence is MITGKAADRTVAVEVAPGGALQELTLEAAALRLEPDELARRILLLTAAASARATASLWHSVDGLGLPAAGEAAEATTPESWRAQ, encoded by the coding sequence GTGATCACCGGAAAAGCCGCCGACCGCACGGTCGCCGTGGAGGTCGCGCCCGGCGGGGCGCTGCAGGAGCTGACGCTGGAGGCCGCGGCGCTGCGGCTGGAACCGGACGAGCTCGCCCGCCGCATCCTGCTGCTCACGGCGGCCGCTTCGGCGCGCGCGACCGCTTCGCTGTGGCACAGCGTCGACGGGCTCGGGTTGCCCGCGGCGGGCGAGGCGGCGGAAGCGACGACACCGGAGAGCTGGCGGGCGCAATGA
- a CDS encoding methylated-DNA--[protein]-cysteine S-methyltransferase yields the protein MKHLEVDSPLGPLTLVGTDDAVTGLYFPNHWTRPDRTTFGERDDTAFPAAVRQLKEYFAGQRTTFDVPTQAEGPATDRAVWAEIAKIPYGATATYGDLAQAVGGLPHEVGAAVGRNPLSILVACHRVVGKNGKLTGYAGGLKRKEFLLELERPPASERGQLW from the coding sequence ATGAAGCACCTCGAAGTCGATTCCCCCCTCGGCCCCTTGACCCTGGTGGGCACGGACGACGCCGTGACAGGCCTGTACTTCCCGAACCACTGGACCCGCCCGGACCGCACCACGTTCGGCGAGCGCGACGACACCGCGTTCCCGGCGGCCGTCCGCCAGCTGAAGGAGTACTTCGCCGGCCAGCGCACGACGTTCGACGTCCCGACGCAGGCCGAGGGCCCCGCCACCGACCGCGCGGTCTGGGCGGAGATCGCCAAGATCCCGTACGGCGCCACCGCGACGTACGGCGACCTGGCCCAAGCGGTCGGCGGCCTCCCTCACGAGGTCGGCGCGGCGGTGGGCCGCAACCCGCTGAGCATCCTGGTCGCGTGCCACCGCGTCGTCGGCAAGAACGGCAAGCTGACCGGATACGCCGGAGGCCTGAAGCGCAAGGAATTCCTCCTGGAACTGGAACGCCCGCCAGCCTCAGAGCGTGGCCAGCTCTGGTGA
- a CDS encoding ESX secretion-associated protein EspG, producing MARRTTTSAGVILSHLEFDLLWADLGPGGPPPHPFDVAAHGRTHAERDDLGVRVFASLAEAGLTDGDDVSAELADLFTVLGSPTLSVDALVLGDAPWRLLAAVRDGMGVLAVLDERDLVLEPLRPAGVVPAVVRMLGEQPPGPGEQLRLPRAAYTAAMDAYARSGYDAFERALVTAGITGRAVRPLATLATAERYAAGQLGATGPAGRAPVLAWFDTAAGRYAVTPEDAGGEPWVMVTPADVSWLADRLTRMLDAARTS from the coding sequence CGGACCTGGGACCGGGCGGGCCGCCACCGCACCCGTTCGACGTGGCCGCGCACGGCCGCACCCACGCCGAGCGCGACGACCTGGGCGTCCGCGTGTTCGCGAGCCTGGCCGAAGCCGGCCTGACCGACGGCGACGACGTCTCCGCGGAGCTGGCGGACCTGTTCACGGTGCTGGGTTCGCCGACGCTGAGCGTCGACGCGCTGGTGCTCGGGGACGCGCCCTGGCGGCTGCTGGCGGCGGTCCGGGACGGGATGGGTGTGCTGGCCGTGCTCGACGAGCGCGACCTGGTGCTCGAGCCGTTGCGCCCGGCCGGCGTGGTGCCCGCGGTGGTGCGGATGCTGGGCGAGCAGCCCCCGGGCCCGGGCGAGCAGCTGCGTCTTCCCCGTGCGGCGTACACGGCGGCGATGGACGCGTACGCGAGGAGCGGGTACGACGCCTTCGAGCGAGCCCTGGTCACCGCGGGGATCACCGGCCGCGCGGTCCGTCCGCTGGCGACGCTGGCGACGGCGGAGCGCTACGCGGCCGGCCAGCTGGGGGCGACCGGACCGGCGGGCCGGGCACCGGTCCTGGCGTGGTTCGACACGGCGGCGGGCCGCTACGCGGTCACGCCGGAGGACGCGGGCGGCGAGCCGTGGGTGATGGTGACCCCGGCGGACGTCTCGTGGCTGGCGGACCGCCTGACCCGCATGCTCGACGCCGCCCGCACGTCATGA
- a CDS encoding transglycosylase SLT domain-containing protein, whose translation MTKLSAEQIARHAYAAGFRGQGLTTAVAVALAESGGRTTAHNATPPDDSYGLWQINMLGALGPERRHQYHLKSDDQLLDPATNARVANSISSDGHDFTPWSTYTNGAYKDHLAAARKAAKDVTAHHGKPHAQSGSGALKVDDAVLHGYVRRTRHVADALGGATGQLRDVRDIAEDSFGRIGKESGFAGALAGFGLALQRQVKGVGTHADGLATAAQKAARTYRDHETATAAALNDHARRS comes from the coding sequence ATGACCAAGCTGAGCGCCGAGCAGATCGCCCGGCACGCCTACGCGGCCGGGTTCCGGGGGCAGGGCCTCACCACCGCGGTCGCGGTCGCGCTGGCCGAGTCCGGCGGCCGGACGACCGCGCACAACGCCACGCCGCCGGACGACTCCTACGGGCTGTGGCAGATCAACATGCTGGGCGCGCTGGGGCCGGAGCGGCGCCACCAGTACCACCTGAAGTCGGACGACCAGCTGCTCGACCCGGCCACCAACGCCCGCGTCGCGAACAGCATCTCGAGCGACGGGCACGACTTCACGCCCTGGTCGACCTACACGAACGGGGCGTACAAGGACCACCTCGCCGCCGCGCGCAAGGCCGCGAAGGACGTCACCGCGCACCACGGCAAGCCGCACGCGCAAAGCGGCAGCGGTGCGCTGAAGGTGGACGACGCCGTGCTGCACGGCTACGTGCGGCGCACCCGGCACGTCGCCGACGCGCTGGGCGGCGCGACCGGGCAGCTGCGGGACGTCCGGGACATCGCGGAGGACAGCTTCGGCCGGATCGGCAAGGAGTCGGGGTTCGCCGGCGCGCTGGCCGGCTTCGGGCTGGCGCTGCAGCGGCAGGTCAAGGGCGTCGGCACGCACGCCGACGGGCTGGCCACGGCCGCGCAGAAGGCCGCCAGGACCTACCGCGACCACGAGACGGCCACCGCGGCCGCACTGAACGACCACGCCCGACGGAGCTGA
- a CDS encoding LysR family transcriptional regulator ArgP encodes MMSDLPLDQVRTLLAVVDEQSFDAAAAVLHVTPSAVSQRIKSLEQRTGRVLLLRTKPIQLTSSGQALIRFARSLAQLEQDALTELGLGSSVRTLSIAVNADSLATWFLPALAKVPDSICFDLQREDQDHTAALLREGLVMAAVTASPQPVQGCTSARLGRMRYRAMASPAFISRWLSDAPLPTSLPTAPVIVFDRKDDLQDRFLRSLTRRRSFTSVRHHIPASESFADAVAAGLGWGMVPELQAATRGDSLVDLAPDRPMDVPLHWQQWKLDSPALAAVADAVAQGAKQALR; translated from the coding sequence GTGATGTCCGACCTCCCGCTCGACCAGGTCCGCACCCTGCTGGCCGTAGTGGACGAGCAAAGCTTCGACGCCGCAGCCGCGGTCCTGCACGTGACGCCGTCCGCGGTCAGCCAGCGCATCAAGTCTCTGGAGCAACGCACCGGCCGGGTCCTGCTCCTGCGCACCAAGCCGATCCAGCTCACTTCGTCGGGACAGGCCCTGATCCGCTTCGCCCGCTCCCTGGCCCAGCTGGAACAGGACGCCCTCACCGAACTGGGCCTGGGCTCGTCGGTCCGCACCCTGTCGATAGCGGTGAACGCGGACTCCCTGGCCACCTGGTTCCTCCCGGCCCTGGCCAAAGTCCCCGACAGCATCTGCTTCGACCTCCAGCGCGAAGACCAAGACCACACCGCGGCCCTGCTTCGCGAAGGCCTGGTGATGGCCGCGGTCACGGCATCCCCGCAACCAGTCCAAGGCTGTACCTCAGCCCGCCTGGGCCGCATGCGCTACCGAGCCATGGCGTCCCCGGCGTTCATCTCCCGCTGGCTTTCCGACGCTCCCCTGCCAACATCCCTCCCCACGGCCCCGGTGATCGTGTTCGACCGCAAGGACGACTTACAGGACCGCTTCTTGCGAAGCCTGACCCGCCGCCGAAGCTTCACGTCGGTCCGCCACCACATCCCAGCCTCGGAGTCCTTCGCCGACGCCGTGGCCGCGGGCTTGGGCTGGGGCATGGTCCCAGAGCTCCAGGCGGCCACGCGTGGCGATTCGCTGGTGGACCTGGCCCCGGACCGGCCGATGGACGTGCCGCTGCACTGGCAGCAGTGGAAGCTGGACTCGCCGGCACTGGCAGCCGTCGCGGACGCGGTAGCGCAGGGCGCGAAGCAAGCCCTTCGCTGA
- a CDS encoding L,D-transpeptidase gives MSLAQRLAWLLRDGHVVRGPVPAGFGPPDQATPPGSFHVVWKDREHRSSDYGTDMPNSVFFAAGGIAFHAGPLDAPSHGCVHLTAADSAAFFDGLNVGDAVEVR, from the coding sequence GTGAGCCTGGCGCAGCGGCTGGCCTGGCTGCTGCGGGACGGTCACGTGGTGCGCGGCCCGGTCCCGGCCGGTTTCGGCCCACCCGACCAGGCGACGCCGCCCGGGTCGTTCCACGTCGTGTGGAAGGACCGCGAGCACCGCAGCAGCGACTACGGCACCGACATGCCCAACTCGGTGTTCTTCGCCGCCGGCGGGATCGCCTTCCACGCGGGACCGCTCGACGCGCCTTCGCACGGCTGCGTCCACCTCACCGCCGCCGATTCGGCGGCGTTCTTCGACGGCCTGAACGTCGGGGACGCGGTGGAGGTCCGGTAG
- a CDS encoding CHAP domain-containing protein: MDTAALARSFAKDLIAHRNKLAGKAEDAVRAEYALHQVATALDDQHDAYHKESTAVLGQWHGHGADGFRHTSAKLTKELRVTGAAGAAAEKVVAHVASTVDSGHTAVQRLVDEYTTQAKQVLDAGVATGTQAALMRAVGHVADLAPHYTRQSASTLRHVHAELEAAAKKLNELRKDLTHDGVAGKTAHATHPSRVSGRGKEIVHAARGELGTRENPPGSNRNPYGPTAAWCSSFATAMWRKAGVKIPVLPFSGDVFHWGQANGHAYGKHSLHEARPGDVLIFGTGPQNTSTSTHIGIVEKVEGNKVTMIEGNSGDAVRRNTHTLSASTFYGGVHP; encoded by the coding sequence ATGGACACCGCCGCACTCGCGCGCTCCTTCGCGAAGGACCTCATCGCGCACCGGAACAAGCTCGCCGGCAAGGCCGAGGACGCCGTGCGCGCCGAATACGCGCTGCACCAGGTGGCCACCGCACTGGACGACCAGCACGACGCCTACCACAAGGAAAGCACCGCGGTGCTCGGCCAGTGGCACGGCCACGGCGCCGACGGCTTCCGCCACACCAGCGCGAAACTGACGAAGGAGCTGCGGGTCACCGGGGCGGCCGGCGCCGCGGCGGAGAAGGTCGTCGCGCACGTGGCGTCCACAGTGGACAGCGGGCACACCGCCGTGCAGCGGCTGGTCGACGAGTACACCACCCAGGCGAAGCAGGTCCTCGACGCCGGCGTCGCCACCGGGACGCAGGCCGCGCTGATGCGTGCCGTCGGGCATGTCGCGGACCTGGCGCCGCACTACACGCGGCAGTCCGCGTCGACGCTGCGGCACGTCCACGCCGAACTCGAAGCGGCCGCGAAGAAGCTGAACGAGCTGCGCAAGGACCTGACCCACGACGGCGTCGCCGGCAAGACGGCGCACGCGACGCACCCGAGCCGGGTTTCCGGGCGGGGCAAGGAGATCGTCCACGCGGCGCGCGGGGAGCTCGGCACGCGCGAGAACCCGCCGGGCAGCAACCGCAACCCGTACGGGCCGACCGCCGCGTGGTGCTCGTCGTTCGCCACCGCGATGTGGCGCAAGGCCGGCGTGAAGATCCCGGTGCTGCCGTTCAGCGGCGACGTCTTCCACTGGGGACAGGCCAACGGGCACGCGTACGGCAAGCACTCGCTGCACGAGGCGAGGCCGGGGGACGTGCTGATCTTCGGCACCGGCCCGCAGAACACGTCGACGAGCACGCACATCGGCATCGTCGAGAAGGTCGAGGGGAACAAGGTCACGATGATCGAGGGCAACTCCGGGGACGCGGTCCGCCGGAACACGCACACGCTCTCGGCGTCGACGTTCTACGGAGGGGTCCACCCGTGA
- a CDS encoding putative protein N(5)-glutamine methyltransferase, with the protein MDTSAVISRLRAAGCVFAEDEAALLVDAAKTATELESLVARRVAGLPLEHLLGWAEFHGLRVRVRPGVFVPRRRTGFLVDVAVSLAPPDPVVLDLCCGSGALGAAFTAAKRPRELYAADVEAAAVACARLNLPDAAVHQGDLYDALPSSLRGRVDVLLANVPYVPSGAVATMPPEARLHEPRVALDGGSDGLDLARRVAAGAPGWLAPGGTVLVESSERQAPLLAEIFTAAGLAPRVHESDELGATVVTGTAKP; encoded by the coding sequence GTGGACACTTCAGCCGTCATTTCCCGCCTGCGCGCCGCCGGCTGCGTTTTCGCCGAGGACGAGGCCGCGCTGCTCGTCGACGCCGCGAAGACGGCCACCGAGCTCGAGTCCCTGGTGGCGCGCCGGGTCGCCGGGCTGCCGCTGGAGCACCTGCTGGGCTGGGCCGAGTTCCACGGCCTGCGCGTCCGCGTGCGGCCCGGGGTGTTCGTCCCGCGGCGCCGCACCGGGTTCCTGGTCGACGTCGCCGTGTCCCTCGCCCCGCCCGACCCAGTGGTGCTCGACCTGTGCTGCGGATCCGGCGCGCTCGGCGCGGCGTTCACGGCGGCGAAGCGGCCGCGTGAGCTGTACGCCGCCGACGTCGAAGCCGCCGCTGTCGCCTGCGCCCGGCTGAACCTGCCGGACGCCGCCGTCCACCAAGGCGACCTCTACGACGCCCTGCCTTCGTCCCTGCGTGGGCGCGTCGACGTCCTGCTGGCGAACGTGCCGTACGTGCCCTCCGGCGCGGTCGCGACCATGCCGCCCGAGGCGCGGCTGCACGAACCGCGCGTCGCCCTCGACGGCGGTTCCGACGGTCTCGACCTCGCCCGCCGGGTCGCCGCGGGCGCGCCGGGCTGGCTCGCGCCGGGCGGGACCGTGCTGGTGGAATCGAGTGAGCGGCAGGCGCCGCTGCTGGCGGAGATCTTCACGGCGGCAGGGCTGGCGCCGCGGGTTCACGAGTCCGACGAGCTGGGCGCCACGGTCGTCACGGGCACCGCGAAGCCGTGA
- a CDS encoding 2OG-Fe(II) oxygenase, whose amino-acid sequence MSTFEQRVAAADWPAVAAEVDDYGCALLPQLLTPEECAELVALWDEPSHFRATVNLRRHRFGDNGDYHYFAAPFPEPVQRLRQSLYPRLLPIARDWSSRLGREAEWPSTLDEWLSVCHEAGQRRPTPILLRYETGGWNALHRDLYGDKVFPLQVVINLNAPGTDHTGGEFLVVEQRPRAQSRGTATVIPQGHGLVFTTRDRPVRSSRGWSAAPVRHGVSAVRSGRRHTLGLVFHDAA is encoded by the coding sequence ATGAGCACTTTCGAACAGCGCGTCGCCGCGGCCGACTGGCCCGCGGTGGCGGCGGAAGTCGACGACTACGGCTGCGCACTCCTGCCGCAGCTGCTCACACCGGAGGAGTGTGCGGAGCTGGTGGCGCTCTGGGACGAGCCATCACACTTCCGGGCGACGGTGAACCTCCGCCGTCACCGCTTCGGGGACAACGGCGACTACCACTACTTCGCCGCCCCCTTCCCGGAACCGGTGCAGCGGCTGCGTCAGTCGCTCTACCCGAGGCTGCTCCCGATCGCCCGTGACTGGTCCTCGCGGCTGGGCCGTGAAGCCGAGTGGCCGTCCACTTTGGACGAGTGGCTGTCGGTCTGCCACGAGGCGGGCCAGCGGCGTCCGACACCGATCCTGCTGCGCTACGAGACGGGAGGCTGGAACGCACTGCACCGGGACCTGTACGGCGACAAGGTGTTCCCGCTGCAGGTGGTGATCAACCTGAACGCCCCGGGCACCGACCACACGGGAGGCGAGTTCTTGGTGGTGGAGCAGCGCCCCCGGGCCCAGTCCCGCGGCACGGCAACGGTGATCCCCCAAGGCCACGGCCTGGTCTTCACCACCCGCGACCGCCCGGTCCGCTCATCCCGAGGCTGGTCGGCAGCACCGGTCCGCCACGGCGTATCGGCGGTCCGGTCAGGCCGCCGCCACACGCTGGGCCTGGTCTTCCACGACGCGGCATGA
- a CDS encoding LysE/ArgO family amino acid transporter: protein MFTLLLAGFGTGLSLIVAIGSQNAFLLQQGLRGGAVAPLVVICAVSDLVLIGLGVSGIGAVLERWPTAIGVIAVGGGVFLLGYGVLAARRAFRPSVMTVGDERTPLRKAVLACVAFTWLNPHVYLDTVLLLGSVAVAHGDGRWLFGVGAGVASAVWFSALGFGAKRLAGVFAKPVAWRVLDVVIAVTMTGLGVTMLLGRV, encoded by the coding sequence GTGTTCACGCTCCTTCTGGCCGGGTTCGGGACCGGCCTGTCGCTTATCGTCGCCATCGGGTCGCAGAACGCCTTTCTGCTGCAACAGGGGCTGCGCGGGGGTGCCGTGGCGCCGCTGGTCGTCATCTGCGCCGTCTCCGATCTCGTGCTGATCGGGCTGGGGGTCAGCGGGATCGGAGCCGTGCTGGAGCGGTGGCCCACCGCCATCGGGGTCATTGCCGTCGGGGGTGGGGTGTTTCTGCTCGGGTACGGCGTTCTCGCAGCGCGGCGGGCGTTTCGGCCGTCCGTGATGACGGTCGGGGACGAGAGGACGCCGTTGCGGAAGGCCGTGCTCGCCTGTGTGGCCTTCACCTGGCTCAACCCGCACGTCTACCTGGACACGGTGCTGCTGCTCGGCTCGGTCGCCGTCGCGCATGGGGATGGGCGGTGGCTGTTCGGGGTGGGGGCCGGGGTGGCCAGTGCCGTCTGGTTCAGTGCGCTCGGGTTCGGGGCCAAGCGGCTGGCCGGGGTGTTCGCCAAGCCCGTCGCGTGGCGTGTGCTGGACGTCGTGATCGCCGTGACCATGACCGGGCTCGGCGTGACCATGCTGCTCGGCCGGGTGTAG